A window of Candidatus Methylomirabilota bacterium genomic DNA:
CGGAAGCGGCGAGGGCCAGTAGTGGTTGGTGACCGAGTGATGCTCCTCCATCCACACCGAGTCGAAGCCGAGGTCTTCGGCGCGCACGACCTCCTCGAGGGCGTCCCGGTAGTAATGGCCGCCCTCGATCGGGATGAAGCCGACCTGGAGTCCCGCCACCGCTAGCGGTCGCTCGCGAGCCCGCCGTTGACGCCCCAGTTCGACTTCTCCACGTCCTGGAACACCACGTGGACCTGGTCGGCGGTGGTCTTGCCGATCTTCACCATCGCGTCG
This region includes:
- a CDS encoding 4-oxalocrotonate tautomerase family protein, whose amino-acid sequence is MPNITVQWYAGRTDQQKREIVAAITDAMVKIGKTTADQVHVVFQDVEKSNWGVNGGLASDR